The uncultured Roseibium sp. DNA segment ACGCTCGGGCAAGGGTCGCAGACCGCTGGCAGTGCCCTCACCCTGACCTTCACCGTCACCAACTCCGGAACGGGGGATCTGACGCTCGCCACCGCCACGTACTCGTCCCCGACCAATGTGACGGTCAATTCCATCTCCGCACCCGGATCGACAACGGTCACCGGCGGCGGGGGCACCACCACGTTCACGGTGCAATACACACCGACGCTGGCAGGCGCCTTTTCCTTCGGGCTCAGCTTCACCAACAACGATGGTGACGAGAATCCTTACAACTTTACGCTCTCCGGAACCGCGACCGGCGCGCCCGAAATCTCCGTCAGTTCGTCGGAAGGCGGCGCCGTGGCCGACGGCGGGACCGACACCTTCGCCAGCACGCCGACCGCGACCAGCGCCACCACGGTCACTTACACGATCACCAACTCCGGCACGGATACGCTGACCATCACCACGCCCACCGTGGGCTCCAACGTCACCGCCACCACCAATGTCACCGTGAACAGCCTCACCCTCGGCTCGACCACCGTCACGGCCGGCGGCGGTACGACCACGCTGGTGGTCAATTACACGCCAACCGCGGCCGGTGCCTTCAACTTCGATTTCAACTTCGCCAATACCGACGGCGACGAGACCCCGTACAACATCACCGCGAGCGGCACCGCGGGCGCGGCGCCGGTGCCGGAAATAGCCGTTTCCTCATCGGAAGGCGGAGCGGTTGCCGACGGCGGCACGGATTCATTTGCCAGCACGCCGGCGGCCGGCGGCGCCTCCACCGTCACCTACACGATCACCAATTCCGGTACCGCGACCCTCAACGTTACCGCGCCGACGGTCGGCTCCAATGTCACCGCTGCCACCAATGTGACCGTGAACAGCCTCACCCTGGCCTCGACCACCGTTGCCAGCGGCGGCGGCACCACGACGCTGACGGTCAATTACACGGTAAACGCAGCCGGCGCCTTCAGCTTCGCTTTCAACTTCGCAAACGACGACAGCGACGAGAACCCGTTCAACATCACCGCAAGCGGCTCGGCATCCGGGGCTCCCGAAATCGCCGTCTCCTCGTCCGAAGGCGGCGCGGTCGCAGACGGGGGGACGGATACATTTGCCAGCGCACCGACGCCAGGAACTGCTACGACCGTCACCTACACGATTACCAATTCCGGCACCTCCGCTCTCGCCGTTACAGCACCGACGGTCGGCGGCAATGTCACCGCCACCACCAATGTGACAGTCAACGGCTTCACCCTCGGTGCGACCACCGTTGCGGCCGGCGGCGGCACCACCACTCTGGTGGTCAACTACACGCCCACCGCCAACGGCGCCTTCAGCTTCGCCTTCAATTTCGCCAATACCGATGGTGACGAGAACCCGTACAACATCACCGCCGGCGGCTCGGCCGGTGGCGCGACTGCCCTTTCGGCCCAATCCGGAACCGACCAGACGAGCGAGATCAACGCCGATTTCGAGGCACCGCTCGTGGTCAAGGCGGTCGATTCCGGCGGGAACGGCATTCCAGGTGTCAGTGTCACCTTCACGGCACCTGCCTCAGGCGCATCTCTGACTTTCGCATCCACCGAGACCAATACGGAGACGGTGACGACCGGGGCCGACGGAACCGCGACCAGTTCCAAGATGACCGCGAACGCGACGACGTCCGATTATCTCGGCGGCAGTTCTTTTGCGGCTTACAGCGTCACGGCAACCGCCGCCGGACTGACCGGCACAAGTTTCTCTCTGACCAACACCCGGGATTCTTCGGCCGATATCGCCAAGACCAAGGAAGTGATCGCGTCCTTCGTCACCAATCGGGCCGACCAGATCGTCTCCCAGCAGCCGGATATCGCGGGTCGTCTTATCGGTCCCTTTGGCCGCCAGAGCGGTCTCAACGGCGTTTTCTTCAACGTCACCCCCTATGCCCAAACGGCCAATTTCCAGTTCAGCCTGAGAGCCTTCGCCAATAAGTTGAAGTCGCCGCGGGGCGCAGCGGAAGGGGCCCATCCGCCACCCAGCGCAGGCCGTTTTGCCGTTTTCGACCAGTTCAACGGCACCAGCCCCGGAAACGCCCCTTTAGGCTATTCGGCATCCACACGTTCGAAAGCGGATGAAGTGACCAGCGCGGTTCTTGCCACCAACGACGCGCCCCGCGACGCCCCTTCCCGGTCAGCCCCCCGGTCCGGTTTCGATGTCTGGCTCCAGGGCACCTTTGCCAGAACCGAAAACGGCAGTGGCGACGCGCAGAGCGGCATCTTCTTCGGCGGCGTGGATTACCGCTACGGGGACAGCGCCCTCATCGGCCTGATGGGAGAAGTCGATATCACCGACGAAACCAACTCGGCGGCAAATACGTCCGCGGACGGTGTGGGCTGGATGGCCGGTCCTTACGCGGTGGTGCGTGTACATCAGAACCTTTACCTGGATGGCCGTGCCACCTACGGGCAATCCTACAACAGCGTGAACGCGCTCGGGCTCTTTACCGACGATTTCACGACGGATCGCCTGTTGTTTCAGGGCGGACTGACCGGTGACTTCTCGGCAGGCCGGTTCACGTTCAATCCGTTTGCCAAGCTCACCTACTACTGGGAAGAGCAGCAAAGTTACGTGGATACCCTGGGCAACACGATCCCGAGCCAGACCTTCGATCTGGGGCGGCTTTCCTTCGGCCCCAAGGTCTCCATGACGCTGCAGACGCAGGACGGGCTGTTCTTTGCCCCTTACCTGTCGGTTTCCGGCATCTACGATTTCGACAAGTTACTCGATGCCAATCCGACCAATGCGCTGCTCGCCTCCTCGACCGAAGATATCCGGGCACGGGTCGAAGGCGGAGCAATCGTCTACGCGCCGAAAAGCGGGATGAAGGTCAGCGGCGAAGGCTTTTATGACGGCCTGGGCGCACCCGGCTTCAAGTCCTACGGCGGTTCGCTTCAGCTCACCATCCCGTTCTGAACGATCCCATTCGGTGTTCTTTGAGCCTAGGACGCAGTCACATTAAAGGTTGGAGGCAAGTTTTTCGGGCGCTCTTCAGGATCGGCGTCGAAACGTTCCTTGACCGATTTGTGGATCCAGGCCCCTTCCGGAATGGTCCTTGCGCGGCCCATGGGAATGTACCAGCCACCCTGCCCGTTTTCGGCAGCCTCCGAATATTTGCTACGCTTGCGCGGAATGATCTCCAGAATGGACCAGGCCGGATTCATGGATTCGTTCCGCCGGGCTTTGGCATCCGGCCCGACATACGTGCTGTTCTTTTTCTTTCCCAGCACGATGTCGTTGACGGTCTTTGTCTTGTAGAGCAGCCCAAACGGCTTTGTTTCCTCGATCATCCACTCAAGAGTGACCTTAGCCAGGCCGCTGTCCTTTTCCCGATAACCGCCGCCGATGTCGCCGTGGACTCCTGAAAACCAGACCTCCTTGACGTCCTGGGGCACAGCGCCTTTTTCGGTGAACGGGATCGGCCGGAAGTCAATTCCAGCCGACCAGAGTTGCGGCTGGAACATGGTCCGACGCTCATGGATGGCGAGCGCGTGACGGACATGCTCCACACTTGTGTTGGTTCGGGTGAAGGCATGAGACCGCAAACGCGGCCCGTAACGACCCGATTCAATAACCGAGCCGACCGTGTCGAACAGGCCGAGCAGCTTGATCGATATTGTCTTGGGCTGAAGGATCCGCTGGTACAGGTTGATTTCCGCGAAGGCGGCTTTTGAATTTCCCTCTTCTTCCTTTTTCCCGTTGTCCACATTCAGGCCTATGTCCTTGTAGGCCCGGTAGGCGTAGTCGAGCAGGTTCAGGTTTTCTCTCGGGATCAGACCGACAGCCCGGATGAAGCCGGCCAGCACGCGCGCCGTATAGGCTCCCCGGCTGAAACCGAACAGATACAGCCTGTCGGCATCCTCGCCTTTCCTGTCCGGATCATAATGGGAGACGACAAACCGATAGGCTTCCTTCACATTGACGTCGAGCCCCCAGCCGGTCGCGAGCCCCCAGATCTCGACCGCCTTGCGATAATAATAGGAGACCGAATTCTCGGCACCGAACGTGCCGACGCCCGGGTCGTAGAACACGACCTGTCGGTCGTTTTTTTCGAGCGTTCCGAACAGCCGAAGAATATTGGTCCGGTCCGCGGAAACCTCGTTCGACGTGCCGTCGCACAGGATGACGATGTTCTTTCCCATGACGCCTCCGCAAACAATGCCCGGAACAACTTTTTGATGCACTATTGCCAGCTAAAACCGCCTCACCCGTCACTTCAAGGGAATAGAATCCGCGCAGAACTTATTAGAAACGCGTTCTGCCTGTTTCTTTTGGCGCCGGCGGCCTTGTCACGCCCCTGCAAAAGCGTCATAGCACGGGCCGAATACCGTATCCGGGATGCTTCCTTTTGCTCAATGTCTTGACCATCAGCGGCACAATCTTTGCCCTGATCGCCGCGGGCTATTTTGCCGTCGTGAGAAATGTGTTTGCCGTCCCGGAATTGAGGGTCCTGGGCAAATACGTGATCAACTTCGCCGTACCTGCCCTGATCTTCCGGGCCGTATCCAGCCGGTCCCCTGCAGAAGTGCTCAATGCCGGCTACCTGACAGCCTTTCTGATCACCTCGCTCATTCTCTTTTTCTTCGGCTATCACCTTGCCAAGCGCGGTTTTCGGATGTCGCGGGCCGAAAGCACCTTTCACGGCATGGGCATGTCCTGCTCCAACAGCGGACTGATCGGCTATCCGATCGTGCTGATGGCGCTTCCCTCCATCGCCGGCACGGCGCTTGCACTCAACATGATTGTCGAAACCCTGGTCATGATCCCGCTGGTCCTGGTCATGGCCGAACGCGCCAGCGGCGACGGCCGCATCAGCCGGAAAATGCGCCGCGAGATCGCCATCAAGGTGCTCCGCAATCCGTTCATCATCGCCATTGTCCTCGGCGTGGCGATTTCGCTTTCCGGGTGGCAACTGCCGGAGATCATTGCAAAACCCATCGGCCTGCTTACCTCTTCCAGTGTCGCGGTTTCCCTTATCGTCATTGGTGGAACGCTCGCCGGACTGCCTCTCGGCGCCGTCAACCTCAAGATCGCGGCCGTGGTTTTCGGCAAGCTGATCCTCATGCCGGCTCTTTTTGCGATCTGTCTTGCGGTCCT contains these protein-coding regions:
- a CDS encoding choice-of-anchor D domain-containing protein — encoded protein: MSSLVLGGNGYAATFPCDGNTITPSNEITVDLDTVTCATSVDGNDEIEILNNGIISGTTIQIYVALYNGSNATASGAASGNGAISSGGFGDLRCDTTAGCTISVSGTDAGANPFSFNLVLPGGGSTTFTLSSTSGGPGAPEISVAETGQGQGAIADEGTLGQGTQTAGSAVNLTFTVTNSGTSDLTIATATSNTLSNVTVNSISAPGSTTVSSGGGTTTFTVQYTPTLAGAFSFNLTFANDDSNENPYNFTISGTATGTPEISVAETGQGQGAIADEGTLGQGSRTAGSAVNLTFTVTNSGTGDLTLATATSNTLSNVTVNSISAPGSTTVTGGGGTTTFTVQYTPTLAGAFSFGLSFTNNDSDENPYNFTISGTATGTPEISVAETGQGQGAIADEGTLGQGTQTAGSAVNLTFTVTNSGTGDLTIATATSNTLSNVTVNSISAPGSTTVSSGGGTTTFTVQYTPTLAGAFSFNLTFANDDSNENPYNFTLSGTATGTPEISVAETGQGQGAIADEGTLGQGSRTAGSAVNLTFTVTNSGTGDLTLATATSNTLSNVTVNSISAPGSTTVTGGGGTTTFTVQYTPTLAGAFSFGLSFTNNDSDETPYNFTLSGTATGAPEIAVAETGQGQGAIADEGTLGQGSQTAGSALTLTFTVTNSGTADLTLATATSSSLTNVTVNSISAPGSTTVTGGGGTTTFTVQYTPTLAGAFSFGLSFTNNDSDENPYNFTLSGTATGTPEISVAETGQGQGAIADEGTLGQGSRTAGSALTLTFTVTNSGTGDLTLATATSSSLTNVTVNSISAPGSTTVTGGGGTTTFTVQYTPTLAGAFSFSLSFTNNDSDETPYNFTLSGTATGAPEIAVAETGQGQGAIADEGTLGQGSQTAGSALTLTFTVTNSGTGDLTLATATYSSPTNVTVNSISAPGSTTVTGGGGTTTFTVQYTPTLAGAFSFGLSFTNNDGDENPYNFTLSGTATGAPEISVSSSEGGAVADGGTDTFASTPTATSATTVTYTITNSGTDTLTITTPTVGSNVTATTNVTVNSLTLGSTTVTAGGGTTTLVVNYTPTAAGAFNFDFNFANTDGDETPYNITASGTAGAAPVPEIAVSSSEGGAVADGGTDSFASTPAAGGASTVTYTITNSGTATLNVTAPTVGSNVTAATNVTVNSLTLASTTVASGGGTTTLTVNYTVNAAGAFSFAFNFANDDSDENPFNITASGSASGAPEIAVSSSEGGAVADGGTDTFASAPTPGTATTVTYTITNSGTSALAVTAPTVGGNVTATTNVTVNGFTLGATTVAAGGGTTTLVVNYTPTANGAFSFAFNFANTDGDENPYNITAGGSAGGATALSAQSGTDQTSEINADFEAPLVVKAVDSGGNGIPGVSVTFTAPASGASLTFASTETNTETVTTGADGTATSSKMTANATTSDYLGGSSFAAYSVTATAAGLTGTSFSLTNTRDSSADIAKTKEVIASFVTNRADQIVSQQPDIAGRLIGPFGRQSGLNGVFFNVTPYAQTANFQFSLRAFANKLKSPRGAAEGAHPPPSAGRFAVFDQFNGTSPGNAPLGYSASTRSKADEVTSAVLATNDAPRDAPSRSAPRSGFDVWLQGTFARTENGSGDAQSGIFFGGVDYRYGDSALIGLMGEVDITDETNSAANTSADGVGWMAGPYAVVRVHQNLYLDGRATYGQSYNSVNALGLFTDDFTTDRLLFQGGLTGDFSAGRFTFNPFAKLTYYWEEQQSYVDTLGNTIPSQTFDLGRLSFGPKVSMTLQTQDGLFFAPYLSVSGIYDFDKLLDANPTNALLASSTEDIRARVEGGAIVYAPKSGMKVSGEGFYDGLGAPGFKSYGGSLQLTIPF
- a CDS encoding DUF2235 domain-containing protein — protein: MGKNIVILCDGTSNEVSADRTNILRLFGTLEKNDRQVVFYDPGVGTFGAENSVSYYYRKAVEIWGLATGWGLDVNVKEAYRFVVSHYDPDRKGEDADRLYLFGFSRGAYTARVLAGFIRAVGLIPRENLNLLDYAYRAYKDIGLNVDNGKKEEEGNSKAAFAEINLYQRILQPKTISIKLLGLFDTVGSVIESGRYGPRLRSHAFTRTNTSVEHVRHALAIHERRTMFQPQLWSAGIDFRPIPFTEKGAVPQDVKEVWFSGVHGDIGGGYREKDSGLAKVTLEWMIEETKPFGLLYKTKTVNDIVLGKKKNSTYVGPDAKARRNESMNPAWSILEIIPRKRSKYSEAAENGQGGWYIPMGRARTIPEGAWIHKSVKERFDADPEERPKNLPPTFNVTAS
- a CDS encoding AEC family transporter — protein: MLNVLTISGTIFALIAAGYFAVVRNVFAVPELRVLGKYVINFAVPALIFRAVSSRSPAEVLNAGYLTAFLITSLILFFFGYHLAKRGFRMSRAESTFHGMGMSCSNSGLIGYPIVLMALPSIAGTALALNMIVETLVMIPLVLVMAERASGDGRISRKMRREIAIKVLRNPFIIAIVLGVAISLSGWQLPEIIAKPIGLLTSSSVAVSLIVIGGTLAGLPLGAVNLKIAAVVFGKLILMPALFAICLAVLTALGLGTGNPVLETAGLLMVATPAMSIYPILAQSYGQENTAALAMFAMTIVSFFTLSALMWFLQIGAS